The following are encoded together in the Trichomycterus rosablanca isolate fTriRos1 chromosome 19, fTriRos1.hap1, whole genome shotgun sequence genome:
- the mlh3 gene encoding DNA mismatch repair protein Mlh3 isoform X2 — translation MIKSLSREVQAQLRSGIAIFSLQQCVEELVLNSIDAGATCVAVKIDIEACKVQVIDNGSGMDRENMEKVGIRYCTSKCSSLEDLDNLCFHGFRGEAIASMVTLATMVEVSSRTKLSIKTFVKRFNEGKASEVFEAQTTRPSSGTTVLICNFFHNMPVRRKRMDSVLEVERVRQRVEAISLMHSSVSFTVKKDCSGILLVQLPKARNTYYRFVQIHGFGKAQKLREVNHTYGKFQMMGYIACEGHYNNSLQYLFVNSRLLLKTRIHKLFNCLLKRLSSSNGKTNSPNASPVILSPKQRGGPDLHGVYIINLKCPYSEYDVCLEPAKSLIEFKDWDDVLFCIEEGIKSFLVKENLVSECSVSDVQNLGSGFTNQESSPIRNVEMSESENFKEGFKETGSSVVAENTDYNVQTVEQELESAALNLQSEQCSDSDLESKVQVNVTDKPLPNSFISGTENKEKDDKMIEDYYENVLSTDVSEFPVCVNNNNLHFENAKSRIALTGHEEAYDSLKRFAEPYLNTAPKRKLSLLSSDNQTGGCDQRNRPKIPRVTPSRKLTLSFETGSLDKFKRMFENEIKPQAMNTQLKDGLCPEVSVDSSLVANAASSSLLISEDAQVDFNECSTSLMNDSLLITKQTKTKNSTSASKRKKISLAAKLSHKVDAAKPQQCELNAQNDSVSKTLSDFAERFTDFLSDQCMLENNQELLPHSASNEITETAGPLENYPSDEPRVTAPHRQDVSTPTSTLITGGTKLTENMTSLDPESASGQMLYPLSQHDPLPTKAGNEEQTANENQGHEGDKRKLSSSGWLTHYDNVLGKLVHINQVTGLSKYDNPLLEETSVPCTTDVTNMAISVVSSTGFEYRCYPFQTKLVLPFLPKPRAERVLSSSINCEDPDEGPSSLSTLFSKWNNPVFVRPPQVAMDVSSGQAEDLAVKVHNILFPYRFTKDMIHSMKVINQVDKKFLACLINTTGKETTGSSKENLLVLVDQHAAHERVRLEGLVTESYEDSPDTPGKKRLCSSSVSPPLEINVTEEEMRLLRLYQSFLRDMALEISFPVTEKSYVLLKRLPACFIEKENTEKRRGRRSVIKSIAEEYLREHIEFLHSTGRVRGTLPLTVHNVLASQACHGAIKFNDDLSTEECFSLVAALSSCHLPFQCAHGRPSILPLADLLHLNTEQEFPKPNLRKLRRMYKAWQLYGNN, via the exons ATGATCAAGAGTCTGTCACGAGAAGTTCAGGCCCAGTTGCGCTCTGGAATTGCCATTTTCTCACTGCAGCAATGTGTGGAGGAGCTTGTGCTGAACAGCATCGATGCCGGAGCAACATGTGTCGCTGTGAAGATAGACATAGAGGCCTGCAAAGTTCAGGTGATAGACAATGGCTCGGGCATGGATCGGGAGAACATGGAGAAGGTCGGGATCAGATACTGCACAAGCAAATGCAGTTCACTGGAGGATTTGGATAACTTGTGCTTTCATGGATTCAGAGGTGAAGCAATTGCAAGCATGGTCACTCTTGCAACCATGGTGGAAGTCTCATCTCGGACTAAACTGTCCATTAAAACATTTGTTAAGAGGTTTAACGAAGGTAAAGCTTCAGAGGTTTTCGAGGCGCAGACTACTCGACCTTCATCTGGGACTACAGTGCTCATCTGTAATTTCTTTCACAACATGCCGGTCAGGAGAAAAAGGATGGACTCTGTACTGGAAGTAGAGCGCGTTCGCCAGAGAGTGGAAGCCATATCCCTGATGCATTCGTCTGTGTCTTTTACAGTGAAGAAAGATTGTTCAGGCATTCTGCTGGTGCAGCTTCCCAAAGCCCGGAACACTTATTATAGATTTGTTCAGATCCATGGTTTCGGAAAGGCTCAAAAGCTCAGAGAGGTAAATCACACCTATGGAAAGTTTCAGATGATGGGATATATTGCATGTGAGGGTCATTACAACAACAGCCTCCAGTACCTTTTTGTGAACAGTCGACTTCTTTTAAAAACACGAATTCACAAACTGTTCAACTGCCTTCTTAAGAGATTGAGCAGTTCAAATGGGAAAACAAACAGTCCCAACGCATCTCCTGTCATTTTAAGCCCTAAGCAACGAGGTGGACCAGATTTACATGGAGTTTACATCATTAACTTGAAGTGCCCTTATTCAGAGTATGATGTATGCTTGGAGCCGGCCAAGAGTCTTATAGAATTCAAGGATTGGGatgatgtacttttctgcatcgAGGAAGGCATAAAATCATTCCTTGTGAAGGAGAACTTGGTATCTGAATGTTCTGTCAGTGATGTCCAAAATTTAGGGAGTGGATTTACTAATCAAGAAAGCAGTCCAATTAGAAATGTAGAGATGTCAGAGTCTGAAAACTTTAAAGAAGGCTTTAAAGAGACAGGAAGCTCAGTAGTGGCTGAGAACACAGATTACAATGTACAAACTGTAGAACAGGagcttgaatcagctgctttaaATTTGCAATCCGAGCAATGTTCAGATTCAGATCTTGAATCCAAAGTTCAGGTCAATGTCACTGACAAACCATTGCCGAACAGTTTCATTTCTGGAACTGAAAATAAAGAGAAAGATGACAAAATGATTGAAGATTATTATGAAAATGTACTGTCCACTGATGTGAGTGAATTTCCAGTCTgtgttaacaataataatttacattttgaaAATGCAAAATCCAGGATTGCCCTAACTGGGCATGAAGAGGCCTATGATAGTTTAAAAAGATTTGCTGAACCCTATTTAAACACTGCACCAAAGAGAAAGCTGTCTCTACTCTCTTCAGATAATCAGACTGGTGGCTGCGACCAAAGGAATAGGCCAAAGATTCCAAGGGTCACACCAAGTCGCAAATTAACTCTGTCGTTTGAAACAGGATCTCTTGACAAATTCAAGAGAATGTTTGAGAATGAAATAAAACCCCAAGCTATGAACACACAACTCAAAGATGGTTTATGTCCTGAAGTTTCTGTTGATTCCTCCTTAGTTGCTAATGCTGCAAGCAGCAGTTTGCTCATTTCCGAGGACGCACAAGTAGATTTTAATGAATGTAGTACTTCATTAATGAATGATTCACTTTTGATTACCAAACAGACCAAGACTAAAAATTCTACCTCAGCCTCCAAAAGGAAGAAAATATCATTAGCTGCCAAACTCTCGCACAAGGTAGATGCCGCTAAACCACAGCAATGTGAACTTAATGCACAAAACGACTCCGTTTCCAAAACTTTGTCAGACTTTGCAGAGAGGTTTACAGATTTTCtctctgatcagtgtatgttagaGAACAATCAAGAGCTTTTACCTCATAGTGCTTCAAATGAGATCACAGAAACAGCTGGGCCGCTCGAGAATTACCCCTCAGATGAACCCAGAGTCACCGCACCCCACAGACAGGACGTCTCAACACCCACCTCCACTCTCATCACTGGAGGAACTAAGCTCACTGAAAATATGACTTCCCTTGATCCAGAAAGCGCCTCAGGTCAAATGCTTTACCCTTTATCACAACATGACCCATTGCCCACCAAAGCAGGAAATGAGGAACAGACTGCAAATGAAAACCAGGGTCACGAGGGCGACAAGAGGAAGCTTAGCTCGAGTGGCTGGCTAACACATTATGATAACGTGTTGGGAAAGTTGGTCCACATCAATCAGGTGACGGGACTCAGTAAATACGATAATCCATTGTTGGAGGAAACTTCAGTGCCTTGTACCACGGATGTCACTAATATGGCAATCAGCGTTGTTTCATCAACAG GATTTGAGTACAGGTGCTACCCATTTCAGACAAAGCTTGTATTGCCCTTTCTTCCCAAACCTAGAGCAGAGAGAGTGCTTAGTTCAAGCATAAACTGTGAAG ATCCGGATGAGGGTCCCAGTTCATTATCGACTCTCTTCTCTAAATGGAATAACCCTGTGTTTGTACGACCACCACAG GTTGCTATGGATGTGTCAAGTGGTCAAGCCGAAGACCTTGCTGTTAAAGTCCATAACATTCTCTTTCCTTACCGCTTCACTAAAGACATGATCCACTCTATGAAG GTTATTAATCAAGTGGACAAGAAATTTCTTGCCTGTCTCATAAATACAACAGGCAAAGAGACCACAGGGAGCAGTAAAG AAAACCTTCTGGTGTTGGTTGATCAACATGCTGCTCATGAACGGGTTCGTCTGGAGGGGCTCGTAACAG AGTCTTATGAGGACAGCCCAGATACACCGGGTAAAAAGAGACTGTGTTCCTCGAGTGTTAGCCCCCCTCTAGAGATTAACGTGACCGAAGAGGAGATGAGACTTTTAAG GTTGTATCAGTCTTTCCTAAGAGACATGGCTTTAGAAATAAGCTTTCCTGTGACAGAGAAGTCCTATGTTCTACTGAAGCGACTTCCCGCGTGTTTCATAGAGAAGGAGAACACTGAGAAACGAAGAGGAAGACGAAGTGTTATCAAGTCTATTGCAGAG GAATACTTGCGGGAACACATTGAG TTTTTACACTCAACAGGAAGAGTAAGAGGCACTTTGCCTTTAACAGTTCACAATGTTCTCGCTTCACAGGCTTGTCATG GTGCTATTAAGTTTAACGATGATTTAAGTACAGAGGAGTGCTTCAGCTTGGTGGCGGCCCTCTCATCCTGTCATCTACCCTTCCAGTGTGCCCATGGACGGCCCTCCATTCTCCCTCTAGCTGACCTTCTccacttaaacactgaacag GAATTTCCCAAACCAAATCTCAGGAAATTAAGAAGAATGTACAAAGCATGGCAACTGTATggaaataattaa
- the mlh3 gene encoding DNA mismatch repair protein Mlh3 isoform X3, with protein MIKSLSREVQAQLRSGIAIFSLQQCVEELVLNSIDAGATCVAVKIDIEACKVQVIDNGSGMDRENMEKVGIRYCTSKCSSLEDLDNLCFHGFRGEAIASMVTLATMVEVSSRTKLSIKTFVKRFNEGKASEVFEAQTTRPSSGTTVLICNFFHNMPVRRKRMDSVLEVERVRQRVEAISLMHSSVSFTVKKDCSGILLVQLPKARNTYYRFVQIHGFGKAQKLRETKTKNSTSASKRKKISLAAKLSHKVDAAKPQQCELNAQNDSVSKTLSDFAERFTDFLSDQCMLENNQELLPHSASNEITETAGPLENYPSDEPRVTAPHRQDVSTPTSTLITGGTKLTENMTSLDPESASGQMLYPLSQHDPLPTKAGNEEQTANENQGHEGDKRKLSSSGWLTHYDNVLGKLVHINQVTGLSKYDNPLLEETSVPCTTDVTNMAISVVSSTGFEYRCYPFQTKLVLPFLPKPRAERVLSSSINCEDPDEGPSSLSTLFSKWNNPVFVRPPQVAMDVSSGQAEDLAVKVHNILFPYRFTKDMIHSMKVINQVDKKFLACLINTTGKETTGSSKGEENLLVLVDQHAAHERVRLEGLVTESYEDSPDTPGKKRLCSSSVSPPLEINVTEEEMRLLRLYQSFLRDMALEISFPVTEKSYVLLKRLPACFIEKENTEKRRGRRSVIKSIAEEYLREHIEFLHSTGRVRGTLPLTVHNVLASQACHGAIKFNDDLSTEECFSLVAALSSCHLPFQCAHGRPSILPLADLLHLNTEQEFPKPNLRKLRRMYKAWQLYGNN; from the exons ATGATCAAGAGTCTGTCACGAGAAGTTCAGGCCCAGTTGCGCTCTGGAATTGCCATTTTCTCACTGCAGCAATGTGTGGAGGAGCTTGTGCTGAACAGCATCGATGCCGGAGCAACATGTGTCGCTGTGAAGATAGACATAGAGGCCTGCAAAGTTCAGGTGATAGACAATGGCTCGGGCATGGATCGGGAGAACATGGAGAAGGTCGGGATCAGATACTGCACAAGCAAATGCAGTTCACTGGAGGATTTGGATAACTTGTGCTTTCATGGATTCAGAGGTGAAGCAATTGCAAGCATGGTCACTCTTGCAACCATGGTGGAAGTCTCATCTCGGACTAAACTGTCCATTAAAACATTTGTTAAGAGGTTTAACGAAGGTAAAGCTTCAGAGGTTTTCGAGGCGCAGACTACTCGACCTTCATCTGGGACTACAGTGCTCATCTGTAATTTCTTTCACAACATGCCGGTCAGGAGAAAAAGGATGGACTCTGTACTGGAAGTAGAGCGCGTTCGCCAGAGAGTGGAAGCCATATCCCTGATGCATTCGTCTGTGTCTTTTACAGTGAAGAAAGATTGTTCAGGCATTCTGCTGGTGCAGCTTCCCAAAGCCCGGAACACTTATTATAGATTTGTTCAGATCCATGGTTTCGGAAAGGCTCAAAAGCTCAGAGAG ACCAAGACTAAAAATTCTACCTCAGCCTCCAAAAGGAAGAAAATATCATTAGCTGCCAAACTCTCGCACAAGGTAGATGCCGCTAAACCACAGCAATGTGAACTTAATGCACAAAACGACTCCGTTTCCAAAACTTTGTCAGACTTTGCAGAGAGGTTTACAGATTTTCtctctgatcagtgtatgttagaGAACAATCAAGAGCTTTTACCTCATAGTGCTTCAAATGAGATCACAGAAACAGCTGGGCCGCTCGAGAATTACCCCTCAGATGAACCCAGAGTCACCGCACCCCACAGACAGGACGTCTCAACACCCACCTCCACTCTCATCACTGGAGGAACTAAGCTCACTGAAAATATGACTTCCCTTGATCCAGAAAGCGCCTCAGGTCAAATGCTTTACCCTTTATCACAACATGACCCATTGCCCACCAAAGCAGGAAATGAGGAACAGACTGCAAATGAAAACCAGGGTCACGAGGGCGACAAGAGGAAGCTTAGCTCGAGTGGCTGGCTAACACATTATGATAACGTGTTGGGAAAGTTGGTCCACATCAATCAGGTGACGGGACTCAGTAAATACGATAATCCATTGTTGGAGGAAACTTCAGTGCCTTGTACCACGGATGTCACTAATATGGCAATCAGCGTTGTTTCATCAACAG GATTTGAGTACAGGTGCTACCCATTTCAGACAAAGCTTGTATTGCCCTTTCTTCCCAAACCTAGAGCAGAGAGAGTGCTTAGTTCAAGCATAAACTGTGAAG ATCCGGATGAGGGTCCCAGTTCATTATCGACTCTCTTCTCTAAATGGAATAACCCTGTGTTTGTACGACCACCACAG GTTGCTATGGATGTGTCAAGTGGTCAAGCCGAAGACCTTGCTGTTAAAGTCCATAACATTCTCTTTCCTTACCGCTTCACTAAAGACATGATCCACTCTATGAAG GTTATTAATCAAGTGGACAAGAAATTTCTTGCCTGTCTCATAAATACAACAGGCAAAGAGACCACAGGGAGCAGTAAAGGTGAAG AAAACCTTCTGGTGTTGGTTGATCAACATGCTGCTCATGAACGGGTTCGTCTGGAGGGGCTCGTAACAG AGTCTTATGAGGACAGCCCAGATACACCGGGTAAAAAGAGACTGTGTTCCTCGAGTGTTAGCCCCCCTCTAGAGATTAACGTGACCGAAGAGGAGATGAGACTTTTAAG GTTGTATCAGTCTTTCCTAAGAGACATGGCTTTAGAAATAAGCTTTCCTGTGACAGAGAAGTCCTATGTTCTACTGAAGCGACTTCCCGCGTGTTTCATAGAGAAGGAGAACACTGAGAAACGAAGAGGAAGACGAAGTGTTATCAAGTCTATTGCAGAG GAATACTTGCGGGAACACATTGAG TTTTTACACTCAACAGGAAGAGTAAGAGGCACTTTGCCTTTAACAGTTCACAATGTTCTCGCTTCACAGGCTTGTCATG GTGCTATTAAGTTTAACGATGATTTAAGTACAGAGGAGTGCTTCAGCTTGGTGGCGGCCCTCTCATCCTGTCATCTACCCTTCCAGTGTGCCCATGGACGGCCCTCCATTCTCCCTCTAGCTGACCTTCTccacttaaacactgaacag GAATTTCCCAAACCAAATCTCAGGAAATTAAGAAGAATGTACAAAGCATGGCAACTGTATggaaataattaa
- the mlh3 gene encoding DNA mismatch repair protein Mlh3 isoform X1, with product MIKSLSREVQAQLRSGIAIFSLQQCVEELVLNSIDAGATCVAVKIDIEACKVQVIDNGSGMDRENMEKVGIRYCTSKCSSLEDLDNLCFHGFRGEAIASMVTLATMVEVSSRTKLSIKTFVKRFNEGKASEVFEAQTTRPSSGTTVLICNFFHNMPVRRKRMDSVLEVERVRQRVEAISLMHSSVSFTVKKDCSGILLVQLPKARNTYYRFVQIHGFGKAQKLREVNHTYGKFQMMGYIACEGHYNNSLQYLFVNSRLLLKTRIHKLFNCLLKRLSSSNGKTNSPNASPVILSPKQRGGPDLHGVYIINLKCPYSEYDVCLEPAKSLIEFKDWDDVLFCIEEGIKSFLVKENLVSECSVSDVQNLGSGFTNQESSPIRNVEMSESENFKEGFKETGSSVVAENTDYNVQTVEQELESAALNLQSEQCSDSDLESKVQVNVTDKPLPNSFISGTENKEKDDKMIEDYYENVLSTDVSEFPVCVNNNNLHFENAKSRIALTGHEEAYDSLKRFAEPYLNTAPKRKLSLLSSDNQTGGCDQRNRPKIPRVTPSRKLTLSFETGSLDKFKRMFENEIKPQAMNTQLKDGLCPEVSVDSSLVANAASSSLLISEDAQVDFNECSTSLMNDSLLITKQTKTKNSTSASKRKKISLAAKLSHKVDAAKPQQCELNAQNDSVSKTLSDFAERFTDFLSDQCMLENNQELLPHSASNEITETAGPLENYPSDEPRVTAPHRQDVSTPTSTLITGGTKLTENMTSLDPESASGQMLYPLSQHDPLPTKAGNEEQTANENQGHEGDKRKLSSSGWLTHYDNVLGKLVHINQVTGLSKYDNPLLEETSVPCTTDVTNMAISVVSSTGFEYRCYPFQTKLVLPFLPKPRAERVLSSSINCEDPDEGPSSLSTLFSKWNNPVFVRPPQVAMDVSSGQAEDLAVKVHNILFPYRFTKDMIHSMKVINQVDKKFLACLINTTGKETTGSSKGEENLLVLVDQHAAHERVRLEGLVTESYEDSPDTPGKKRLCSSSVSPPLEINVTEEEMRLLRLYQSFLRDMALEISFPVTEKSYVLLKRLPACFIEKENTEKRRGRRSVIKSIAEEYLREHIEFLHSTGRVRGTLPLTVHNVLASQACHGAIKFNDDLSTEECFSLVAALSSCHLPFQCAHGRPSILPLADLLHLNTEQEFPKPNLRKLRRMYKAWQLYGNN from the exons ATGATCAAGAGTCTGTCACGAGAAGTTCAGGCCCAGTTGCGCTCTGGAATTGCCATTTTCTCACTGCAGCAATGTGTGGAGGAGCTTGTGCTGAACAGCATCGATGCCGGAGCAACATGTGTCGCTGTGAAGATAGACATAGAGGCCTGCAAAGTTCAGGTGATAGACAATGGCTCGGGCATGGATCGGGAGAACATGGAGAAGGTCGGGATCAGATACTGCACAAGCAAATGCAGTTCACTGGAGGATTTGGATAACTTGTGCTTTCATGGATTCAGAGGTGAAGCAATTGCAAGCATGGTCACTCTTGCAACCATGGTGGAAGTCTCATCTCGGACTAAACTGTCCATTAAAACATTTGTTAAGAGGTTTAACGAAGGTAAAGCTTCAGAGGTTTTCGAGGCGCAGACTACTCGACCTTCATCTGGGACTACAGTGCTCATCTGTAATTTCTTTCACAACATGCCGGTCAGGAGAAAAAGGATGGACTCTGTACTGGAAGTAGAGCGCGTTCGCCAGAGAGTGGAAGCCATATCCCTGATGCATTCGTCTGTGTCTTTTACAGTGAAGAAAGATTGTTCAGGCATTCTGCTGGTGCAGCTTCCCAAAGCCCGGAACACTTATTATAGATTTGTTCAGATCCATGGTTTCGGAAAGGCTCAAAAGCTCAGAGAGGTAAATCACACCTATGGAAAGTTTCAGATGATGGGATATATTGCATGTGAGGGTCATTACAACAACAGCCTCCAGTACCTTTTTGTGAACAGTCGACTTCTTTTAAAAACACGAATTCACAAACTGTTCAACTGCCTTCTTAAGAGATTGAGCAGTTCAAATGGGAAAACAAACAGTCCCAACGCATCTCCTGTCATTTTAAGCCCTAAGCAACGAGGTGGACCAGATTTACATGGAGTTTACATCATTAACTTGAAGTGCCCTTATTCAGAGTATGATGTATGCTTGGAGCCGGCCAAGAGTCTTATAGAATTCAAGGATTGGGatgatgtacttttctgcatcgAGGAAGGCATAAAATCATTCCTTGTGAAGGAGAACTTGGTATCTGAATGTTCTGTCAGTGATGTCCAAAATTTAGGGAGTGGATTTACTAATCAAGAAAGCAGTCCAATTAGAAATGTAGAGATGTCAGAGTCTGAAAACTTTAAAGAAGGCTTTAAAGAGACAGGAAGCTCAGTAGTGGCTGAGAACACAGATTACAATGTACAAACTGTAGAACAGGagcttgaatcagctgctttaaATTTGCAATCCGAGCAATGTTCAGATTCAGATCTTGAATCCAAAGTTCAGGTCAATGTCACTGACAAACCATTGCCGAACAGTTTCATTTCTGGAACTGAAAATAAAGAGAAAGATGACAAAATGATTGAAGATTATTATGAAAATGTACTGTCCACTGATGTGAGTGAATTTCCAGTCTgtgttaacaataataatttacattttgaaAATGCAAAATCCAGGATTGCCCTAACTGGGCATGAAGAGGCCTATGATAGTTTAAAAAGATTTGCTGAACCCTATTTAAACACTGCACCAAAGAGAAAGCTGTCTCTACTCTCTTCAGATAATCAGACTGGTGGCTGCGACCAAAGGAATAGGCCAAAGATTCCAAGGGTCACACCAAGTCGCAAATTAACTCTGTCGTTTGAAACAGGATCTCTTGACAAATTCAAGAGAATGTTTGAGAATGAAATAAAACCCCAAGCTATGAACACACAACTCAAAGATGGTTTATGTCCTGAAGTTTCTGTTGATTCCTCCTTAGTTGCTAATGCTGCAAGCAGCAGTTTGCTCATTTCCGAGGACGCACAAGTAGATTTTAATGAATGTAGTACTTCATTAATGAATGATTCACTTTTGATTACCAAACAGACCAAGACTAAAAATTCTACCTCAGCCTCCAAAAGGAAGAAAATATCATTAGCTGCCAAACTCTCGCACAAGGTAGATGCCGCTAAACCACAGCAATGTGAACTTAATGCACAAAACGACTCCGTTTCCAAAACTTTGTCAGACTTTGCAGAGAGGTTTACAGATTTTCtctctgatcagtgtatgttagaGAACAATCAAGAGCTTTTACCTCATAGTGCTTCAAATGAGATCACAGAAACAGCTGGGCCGCTCGAGAATTACCCCTCAGATGAACCCAGAGTCACCGCACCCCACAGACAGGACGTCTCAACACCCACCTCCACTCTCATCACTGGAGGAACTAAGCTCACTGAAAATATGACTTCCCTTGATCCAGAAAGCGCCTCAGGTCAAATGCTTTACCCTTTATCACAACATGACCCATTGCCCACCAAAGCAGGAAATGAGGAACAGACTGCAAATGAAAACCAGGGTCACGAGGGCGACAAGAGGAAGCTTAGCTCGAGTGGCTGGCTAACACATTATGATAACGTGTTGGGAAAGTTGGTCCACATCAATCAGGTGACGGGACTCAGTAAATACGATAATCCATTGTTGGAGGAAACTTCAGTGCCTTGTACCACGGATGTCACTAATATGGCAATCAGCGTTGTTTCATCAACAG GATTTGAGTACAGGTGCTACCCATTTCAGACAAAGCTTGTATTGCCCTTTCTTCCCAAACCTAGAGCAGAGAGAGTGCTTAGTTCAAGCATAAACTGTGAAG ATCCGGATGAGGGTCCCAGTTCATTATCGACTCTCTTCTCTAAATGGAATAACCCTGTGTTTGTACGACCACCACAG GTTGCTATGGATGTGTCAAGTGGTCAAGCCGAAGACCTTGCTGTTAAAGTCCATAACATTCTCTTTCCTTACCGCTTCACTAAAGACATGATCCACTCTATGAAG GTTATTAATCAAGTGGACAAGAAATTTCTTGCCTGTCTCATAAATACAACAGGCAAAGAGACCACAGGGAGCAGTAAAGGTGAAG AAAACCTTCTGGTGTTGGTTGATCAACATGCTGCTCATGAACGGGTTCGTCTGGAGGGGCTCGTAACAG AGTCTTATGAGGACAGCCCAGATACACCGGGTAAAAAGAGACTGTGTTCCTCGAGTGTTAGCCCCCCTCTAGAGATTAACGTGACCGAAGAGGAGATGAGACTTTTAAG GTTGTATCAGTCTTTCCTAAGAGACATGGCTTTAGAAATAAGCTTTCCTGTGACAGAGAAGTCCTATGTTCTACTGAAGCGACTTCCCGCGTGTTTCATAGAGAAGGAGAACACTGAGAAACGAAGAGGAAGACGAAGTGTTATCAAGTCTATTGCAGAG GAATACTTGCGGGAACACATTGAG TTTTTACACTCAACAGGAAGAGTAAGAGGCACTTTGCCTTTAACAGTTCACAATGTTCTCGCTTCACAGGCTTGTCATG GTGCTATTAAGTTTAACGATGATTTAAGTACAGAGGAGTGCTTCAGCTTGGTGGCGGCCCTCTCATCCTGTCATCTACCCTTCCAGTGTGCCCATGGACGGCCCTCCATTCTCCCTCTAGCTGACCTTCTccacttaaacactgaacag GAATTTCCCAAACCAAATCTCAGGAAATTAAGAAGAATGTACAAAGCATGGCAACTGTATggaaataattaa